One segment of Bacteroidota bacterium DNA contains the following:
- a CDS encoding TetR/AcrR family transcriptional regulator, producing the protein MKYKVSFKVNEAVYIKDPEQTEVGEKIVKSSIDLIHLLGFENFTFKKLAAEIGTTEATVYRYFENKHRLLLYIISWYWNYMEFYLELKLQNVTDPKMKLKLIIQTLTNELPESSAGMEYNKEYLNQILISESTKVFLVKEVNEINKSEVFKPYKDLCAKIAESISQYNPKYKYPKSLSSTLIETAHYQQFFCNNLPRLTDIQTKNKGNFTANFLDDLLFKILG; encoded by the coding sequence ATGAAGTACAAGGTATCTTTCAAAGTAAACGAAGCTGTATATATTAAAGACCCTGAGCAAACTGAAGTAGGGGAAAAAATTGTCAAAAGTTCTATTGATTTGATTCACCTATTAGGCTTTGAAAATTTTACTTTTAAAAAATTAGCTGCTGAAATTGGAACAACGGAAGCTACTGTGTACCGCTATTTCGAAAATAAACACCGATTGCTATTGTATATTATAAGTTGGTACTGGAACTATATGGAGTTTTACCTTGAATTAAAGTTACAGAATGTTACAGACCCTAAAATGAAACTGAAATTAATTATTCAAACCTTGACAAACGAATTACCGGAAAGTTCTGCTGGTATGGAATACAATAAAGAGTATCTTAATCAAATATTAATTTCTGAAAGCACTAAAGTATTTTTGGTTAAGGAAGTAAATGAAATAAATAAAAGCGAAGTGTTCAAGCCATACAAGGATTTGTGTGCAAAAATTGCTGAATCCATCTCTCAATATAACCCCAAATACAAATATCCGAAATCACTAAGCAGTACCCTCATTGAAACTGCTCATTACCAGCAGTTTTTCTGTAATAACTTACCACGACTAACTGATATACAAACGAAGAATAAAGGCAATTTTACGGCTAATTTCCTTGATGATTTACTATTCAAAATACTGGGATGA